A window of Prolixibacter sp. SD074 contains these coding sequences:
- a CDS encoding ABC transporter ATP-binding protein, giving the protein MAKNIIEMVELTKNYGSFTAVNRLNLSVKKGEVFGLLGPNGAGKSTTILMMLGLTEPTSGSVKVCGINSTENPIEVKRRAGYLPEDVGFYPDLTGMENLKYIARLNGIPGKDVDTKAREMLTRVGLADQAGKKTGKYSRGMRQRLGLAEVLIKTPEVIILDEPTSGIDPTGIREFLELIVRLSKEEGITVLFSSHNLHQVQQVCDRVGLFVSGKLIAEGDIESLSRKLFSNESFIVEAGLASSGNGNNGNGLAESLKTIDGVTSVSQEELKFYVGCSHDATADIAREIVSSGAELAYLHKKEYGLDDIYNRYFEGGEVHE; this is encoded by the coding sequence ATGGCTAAAAACATTATTGAGATGGTCGAACTGACCAAAAATTACGGATCGTTCACAGCAGTCAACCGGTTAAACCTTTCGGTGAAAAAAGGCGAGGTGTTTGGTTTGCTCGGGCCCAATGGCGCGGGAAAATCGACCACCATCCTGATGATGCTGGGCCTTACCGAACCCACTTCGGGCTCGGTGAAGGTTTGCGGTATCAATTCCACCGAAAACCCGATTGAGGTGAAACGGCGTGCCGGTTACCTTCCGGAAGATGTGGGCTTCTACCCCGACCTCACCGGGATGGAGAACCTGAAGTACATCGCCCGGCTGAATGGCATACCGGGAAAAGATGTCGATACGAAAGCCCGGGAAATGTTAACCCGTGTCGGACTCGCCGACCAGGCCGGGAAGAAAACCGGAAAATACTCGCGCGGAATGCGGCAACGGCTCGGCCTGGCCGAAGTGCTCATCAAAACGCCCGAAGTCATCATCCTCGACGAGCCAACCTCGGGCATCGACCCGACCGGGATCCGCGAGTTCCTGGAGCTGATTGTGCGGCTGAGCAAGGAAGAGGGCATCACCGTCCTGTTTTCATCGCACAACCTGCACCAGGTGCAGCAGGTTTGCGACCGCGTGGGACTGTTTGTCAGCGGTAAGCTGATTGCCGAAGGTGATATCGAGTCGCTTTCGCGGAAACTGTTTTCCAACGAATCGTTCATTGTGGAAGCGGGGCTTGCTTCTTCCGGAAACGGAAACAATGGAAATGGCCTGGCCGAAAGCCTGAAAACCATTGACGGTGTTACTTCTGTTTCGCAGGAAGAACTAAAATTCTACGTTGGATGTTCGCACGATGCCACGGCTGACATTGCCAGGGAAATTGTCTCATCGGGCGCCGAATTGGCTTACCTGCACAAGAAGGAGTACGGCCTCGATGACATTTATAACCGCTATTTCGAGGGAGGTGAAGTTCATGAGTGA
- a CDS encoding NEW3 domain-containing protein, which translates to MSTRTKWLSLSLTLLFQLVFIGTYAAGTGVELYTPYTRISVPPGETINYNIEVINNTSQIQTMPISVAGMPRGWDSELKSGGWKISQISVLPGKTEKLTLKVDVPLKINKGSYHFKVLAGGYASLPLSVVVSKRGTYQTGFTTDQPNMKGNSKASFTFKAKLKNSTDDNQLYALKADAPRGWDVTIKASYKEVASVNIAPNATKDITIQIKPPTGVKAGTYRIPVTASSGTTSAEIALEVVITGTFNMDLTTPTGLLSTDITAGDQKQVEFVVRNTGSSDLKNINFDVTKPTNWKVSFDPKTIVDLQAGHATKVMATIQASQKAIAGDYVTKIEAKTPEVGTKAELRVTVKTSMLLGWIGVIIILLALGSVFYLFRKYGRR; encoded by the coding sequence ATGTCTACCCGCACTAAATGGTTAAGTTTATCATTAACTCTTCTGTTTCAATTGGTTTTCATCGGAACCTATGCCGCCGGAACCGGCGTCGAATTGTACACCCCTTACACCCGGATATCCGTTCCGCCAGGAGAAACCATCAATTACAACATTGAGGTTATCAACAACACAAGTCAGATTCAAACCATGCCCATTTCGGTGGCAGGAATGCCGCGTGGATGGGACAGCGAATTGAAATCGGGCGGTTGGAAAATCAGCCAGATCTCAGTCCTTCCGGGAAAAACGGAGAAACTGACCCTGAAAGTGGATGTGCCTTTGAAGATTAATAAAGGCAGTTACCATTTTAAAGTACTGGCCGGAGGATACGCTTCGCTTCCGCTGAGTGTGGTGGTTTCGAAACGCGGAACCTATCAAACCGGGTTCACCACCGACCAACCCAACATGAAAGGGAACTCGAAGGCATCGTTTACCTTTAAAGCCAAACTGAAAAACAGTACGGACGACAACCAGCTTTACGCCCTCAAAGCCGACGCGCCCCGCGGCTGGGACGTCACCATCAAAGCCAGCTACAAAGAAGTGGCATCGGTGAACATCGCCCCCAACGCCACCAAAGACATTACCATCCAAATAAAACCACCGACAGGAGTAAAAGCCGGAACTTACCGCATCCCGGTAACGGCTTCCTCGGGAACGACCTCAGCCGAGATTGCCCTCGAAGTTGTGATTACCGGAACATTTAACATGGACCTCACAACGCCCACCGGACTGCTCAGCACCGACATTACCGCAGGCGACCAGAAACAGGTTGAATTCGTGGTACGCAATACCGGCTCGTCCGACCTGAAAAACATCAACTTCGATGTAACGAAACCTACCAACTGGAAAGTTTCGTTCGACCCAAAAACAATTGTCGACCTCCAGGCAGGCCATGCCACCAAAGTAATGGCTACCATCCAGGCTTCCCAAAAAGCCATCGCCGGCGATTATGTCACCAAAATCGAAGCCAAAACTCCCGAAGTCGGTACCAAAGCCGAATTACGTGTAACGGTCAAAACCTCCATGCTATTGGGATGGATTGGCGTTATCATTATCCTCTTAGCGCTCGGAAGCGTATTTTATCTGTTCCGCAAATACGGAAGGAGGTAA
- a CDS encoding sulfatase, with translation MSNNLAHALALLTMGAAATACTQKAPKPQHPNIIYIMSDDHAYQAISAYGSALVKTPNIDRIGNEGVIFSHAFVTNSLCAPSRAVMLTGKHSFINGKVDNVQRFNWDQESFPKLLRQSGYQTALVGKIHLDGTPQGFDYSAVLPGQGHYYNPDFIINGKEERIPGYVTKITTRLALDWLKHRDTGKPFCLLFHEKAPHREWMPEEKYYKEYTKKEFPEPATYHDDYSGRGTAAHAAEMRVYRDQNWSGDDKLYPGVMDKLGLKDPTTWGRNAFQHNVGRMDSVQKAAWDSVYRPMNEAFEEAYPNMTEGQLAHWRYERYLQDYLACIASVDDAVGELLDYLDKNGLADNTIVVYTSDQGMYLGEHGWFDKRFMYEESFRTPLLMRYPEEIKPGTTIDQLVQNLDFAPTFLDYAGVKVPKDMQGMSFRKLVDGQSSEWRDAIYYTYYEYPSIHMVKRHYGVRTNQYKLMHFYYDIDEWELYDLEKDPHEMHNVYGDPAYADVQKMMHGRLTELRQKYGDSDKLDKQYLDAYLEAVNKQE, from the coding sequence ATGAGCAACAACCTGGCACACGCACTCGCCCTGCTGACAATGGGGGCGGCTGCAACAGCCTGCACGCAGAAGGCGCCCAAACCACAACACCCCAACATCATCTACATCATGAGCGACGATCATGCGTACCAGGCCATCAGCGCGTATGGTTCGGCCTTGGTTAAAACCCCCAACATCGACCGGATTGGAAACGAAGGGGTTATTTTTTCCCACGCCTTTGTTACCAATTCACTTTGTGCGCCCAGCCGCGCGGTGATGCTGACCGGTAAGCACAGTTTCATCAACGGGAAAGTGGACAATGTCCAGCGTTTCAACTGGGACCAGGAAAGCTTTCCGAAGTTGCTGCGGCAATCAGGTTACCAAACGGCACTGGTGGGGAAAATCCACCTTGACGGAACCCCGCAGGGCTTTGACTACTCGGCGGTACTTCCAGGCCAGGGGCATTATTACAATCCCGATTTTATTATCAACGGGAAGGAGGAACGGATTCCGGGCTATGTAACGAAAATTACGACCCGTTTGGCGCTCGACTGGCTGAAACATCGGGATACCGGCAAGCCATTCTGTTTGCTGTTCCACGAAAAGGCGCCGCACCGTGAGTGGATGCCGGAAGAAAAGTATTACAAGGAATACACGAAGAAAGAGTTTCCGGAGCCAGCTACCTATCATGATGATTACAGCGGACGGGGAACGGCTGCCCATGCTGCAGAGATGCGGGTTTACCGCGATCAGAACTGGTCGGGCGACGACAAACTCTATCCGGGTGTGATGGATAAGCTGGGGCTGAAAGATCCGACTACGTGGGGGCGCAATGCCTTTCAGCACAACGTTGGCCGGATGGATTCGGTACAAAAGGCTGCCTGGGATTCGGTGTACCGGCCCATGAACGAGGCATTCGAGGAAGCCTATCCAAACATGACAGAGGGGCAACTGGCGCACTGGCGCTACGAACGCTACCTGCAGGATTACCTGGCGTGCATTGCCTCGGTAGATGATGCGGTAGGCGAGCTGCTTGACTACCTTGATAAGAACGGCCTGGCCGATAATACTATCGTGGTGTATACCTCCGACCAGGGAATGTACCTCGGTGAGCACGGGTGGTTCGACAAACGGTTCATGTACGAGGAATCGTTCCGTACGCCGCTGTTGATGCGTTATCCGGAAGAGATTAAGCCCGGAACAACGATCGACCAGCTGGTGCAGAACCTCGATTTTGCCCCGACGTTCCTCGATTATGCGGGGGTAAAAGTCCCGAAGGATATGCAGGGCATGTCATTCCGTAAGTTGGTGGATGGGCAAAGCTCCGAATGGCGCGACGCGATTTATTACACGTATTATGAATATCCGTCGATTCACATGGTGAAACGGCATTATGGTGTACGGACCAACCAGTATAAACTGATGCATTTCTATTACGATATTGATGAATGGGAGCTCTATGACTTAGAGAAAGATCCACACGAAATGCACAATGTGTATGGCGATCCGGCTTATGCCGATGTGCAGAAAATGATGCACGGACGGTTAACCGAATTGCGCCAGAAATACGGTGATTCCGACAAACTGGATAAGCAATATCTCGACGCTTATTTGGAGGCAGTGAATAAGCAGGAATAA
- a CDS encoding GIY-YIG nuclease family protein: MFYVYILYSPSSDIYYVGSTDDVERRLEEHNHLSENSFTSKHRPWDLKVAFDVSHSRTVALKIEKHIKRQKSRKYIEDIIERNSIERLITKFSSVG, translated from the coding sequence ATGTTTTACGTATACATTTTGTATTCTCCATCCTCAGATATTTACTATGTCGGTTCAACAGATGATGTGGAGCGAAGACTCGAAGAGCACAATCATCTGTCTGAAAATAGTTTTACCAGCAAACATCGCCCCTGGGACCTTAAAGTTGCCTTTGATGTTAGTCATTCCCGAACGGTCGCCCTCAAGATTGAGAAACATATTAAAAGACAGAAAAGCAGAAAATATATTGAAGACATTATTGAACGAAATTCAATCGAACGGTTGATTACGAAGTTTAGTTCAGTTGGTTAG
- a CDS encoding GIY-YIG nuclease family protein, translating into MFYLYILHSPSSDIFYVGSADNVERRLEEHNYLSENSYTSRYRPWDLKVAFDVSHSRTVALKIEKHIKRQKSRKYIEDIIERNSIERLITKFSSVG; encoded by the coding sequence ATGTTTTACCTCTACATCCTGCATTCTCCCTCCTCAGATATCTTTTATGTCGGTTCTGCAGATAATGTGGAGCGTAGATTAGAAGAACACAATTACCTGTCAGAAAATAGTTATACCAGCAGATATCGCCCCTGGGACCTTAAAGTTGCCTTTGATGTTAGTCATTCCCGAACGGTCGCCCTCAAGATTGAGAAACATATTAAAAGACAGAAAAGCAGAAAATATATTGAAGACATTATTGAACGAAATTCAATCGAACGGTTGATTACGAAGTTTAGTTCAGTTGGTTAG
- a CDS encoding GIY-YIG nuclease family protein has product MFYVYILYSPSSDIYYVGSTDDVERRLEEHNYLSENSFTSRYRPWDLKVAFDVSHSRTVALKIEKHIKRQKSRKYIEDIIERNSIERLITKFSSVG; this is encoded by the coding sequence ATGTTTTACGTATACATTTTGTATTCTCCATCCTCAGATATTTACTATGTCGGTTCAACAGATGATGTGGAGCGAAGACTCGAAGAGCACAATTATCTGTCTGAAAATAGTTTTACCAGCAGATATCGCCCCTGGGACCTTAAAGTTGCCTTTGATGTTAGTCATTCCCGAACGGTCGCCCTCAAGATTGAGAAACATATTAAAAGACAGAAAAGCAGAAAATATATTGAAGACATTATTGAACGAAATTCAATCGAACGGTTGATTACGAAGTTTAGTTCAGTTGGTTAG
- a CDS encoding GIY-YIG nuclease family protein has protein sequence MFYVYILYSPSSDIYYVGSTDNVERRLEEHNYLSENSYTSRYRPWDLKVAFDVSHSRTVALKIEKHIKRQKSRKYIEDIIERNSIERLITKFSSVG, from the coding sequence ATGTTTTACGTATACATTTTGTATTCTCCATCCTCAGATATCTACTATGTTGGTTCTACTGATAATGTGGAGCGTAGATTAGAAGAACACAATTACCTGTCAGAAAATAGTTATACCAGCAGATATCGCCCCTGGGACCTTAAAGTTGCCTTTGATGTTAGTCATTCCCGAACGGTCGCCCTCAAGATTGAGAAACATATTAAAAGACAGAAAAGCAGAAAATATATTGAAGACATTATTGAACGAAATTCAATCGAACGGTTGATTACGAAGTTTAGTTCAGTTGGTTAG
- a CDS encoding adenosine kinase, giving the protein MHNVDYPKILGIGNALVDIMTLLRDESILQEFGLPKGSMTLVDRELSEKMQEKTNGFEKKITTGGSVANAMNGVANLGVPCGFVGSVAEDDIGRFFESKLEENGIEPFLKKMDTRTGRAVALITPDGERTFGTYLGAAVDMGADDIDPNVFEGFSYFLIEGYLVQNYALILEAARKAKASGLKVAVDLASYNVVEANLEVLNDLVDNYVDILFANEEEAKAFTGKEPEDALDAIASRCDIAVVKVGSKGAFIKQGTSKWHIPAKGSKVVDTTGAGDFFAAGMLAGVSKGYELEKAGQLGALLAGRIIGVVGAQLDAEAWSEIKAAEARL; this is encoded by the coding sequence ATGCATAACGTTGATTATCCGAAAATCCTGGGTATAGGTAATGCCCTGGTAGACATTATGACTCTTCTCCGTGATGAATCCATTCTGCAGGAATTTGGACTTCCCAAAGGAAGCATGACCCTGGTCGATCGCGAACTCTCAGAGAAGATGCAGGAAAAGACAAATGGTTTTGAAAAAAAGATAACGACTGGTGGTTCTGTGGCGAATGCCATGAACGGTGTGGCTAACCTGGGCGTTCCCTGTGGATTTGTTGGCTCGGTTGCCGAAGACGACATAGGACGTTTCTTTGAATCGAAGCTTGAAGAAAACGGGATTGAGCCGTTTCTGAAGAAAATGGATACCCGCACCGGACGGGCTGTGGCCCTGATTACCCCGGATGGAGAACGCACCTTTGGAACCTACCTGGGAGCAGCGGTTGATATGGGAGCTGATGACATCGATCCCAATGTTTTCGAAGGGTTCAGTTATTTCCTGATAGAAGGTTATTTGGTACAGAATTACGCCTTAATTCTGGAAGCAGCCAGAAAGGCTAAAGCTTCGGGTTTGAAAGTGGCAGTCGATTTGGCCAGCTACAATGTAGTGGAGGCAAATCTTGAGGTATTGAATGATCTCGTGGATAACTACGTTGACATTTTGTTCGCTAACGAAGAAGAAGCAAAAGCTTTTACCGGGAAAGAACCGGAAGATGCATTAGATGCGATTGCATCACGCTGCGATATTGCCGTTGTAAAAGTGGGTAGCAAAGGTGCTTTCATCAAACAAGGAACCAGTAAATGGCACATTCCTGCTAAAGGAAGTAAAGTAGTTGATACGACCGGTGCCGGTGATTTCTTTGCTGCCGGAATGTTGGCCGGAGTTTCCAAAGGCTACGAACTGGAGAAGGCTGGACAACTTGGAGCCCTTTTAGCCGGCCGAATTATTGGTGTGGTAGGAGCACAACTGGATGCTGAAGCCTGGAGTGAAATTAAAGCGGCAGAAGCTCGGTTATAA
- a CDS encoding deoxynucleoside kinase, with product MHIAIAGNIGAGKTTLTGLLSKHYGWEAHYESTDDNPYLDDFYHDMQRWSFNLQVYFLNNRFSQILDIRKMGKTVIQDRTIYEDAEIFAPNLHDMNLMSTRDFNNYRSLFDLMARLIEPPDLLIYLRATIPTLVNQIQKRGRDYENSIRLDYLKQLNQRYEAWISKYAKGKMLIINVDEINFAENPEDLSKVIDRIDAQINGLF from the coding sequence ATGCACATTGCCATAGCTGGAAACATCGGTGCCGGAAAGACTACTCTAACCGGACTGTTATCAAAACATTACGGCTGGGAAGCCCATTATGAAAGCACTGATGATAATCCATACCTCGACGACTTTTACCACGACATGCAGCGTTGGTCGTTCAATCTTCAGGTGTATTTCCTGAACAATCGATTCAGTCAAATACTCGACATTCGTAAAATGGGGAAAACGGTCATTCAGGACCGGACCATCTACGAAGATGCTGAGATTTTTGCCCCGAACCTGCATGACATGAATTTGATGAGCACCCGCGATTTTAACAACTATCGCTCGCTCTTCGACCTGATGGCCCGCCTGATCGAACCGCCTGATTTGCTCATCTACCTGCGCGCTACCATCCCAACACTTGTCAACCAGATTCAGAAGCGCGGGCGCGATTACGAAAATTCCATCCGGCTCGATTACCTGAAACAGCTGAATCAGCGTTACGAAGCCTGGATTTCGAAATACGCCAAAGGGAAAATGCTCATCATTAATGTGGATGAAATCAACTTTGCCGAAAACCCTGAAGACCTCAGCAAAGTAATCGACCGCATCGACGCCCAGATAAATGGATTGTTTTAA
- a CDS encoding GH3 auxin-responsive promoter family protein, with the protein MALLNSIIKWVNYKRIYQIELYRNHAEEIQEEMLFNLLNEAKNTEWGKKYDYRSIKSVEQFADRIPISTYEQMEPHILRMIDGERNVLWPGEIKWFAKSSGTTNAKSKFIPVSTDSLEDCHFRGGKDVLAIYHRNYPDAKALTGKSLTLGGSHRVSNLSNKSYYGDLSAIMIENLPFWTDLNRTPPTEIALIEEFERKVDEITKTSIHENVTSFAGVPSWYLVLLRHVLDYTGKNNMLEVWPNLEVFIHGGINFEPYREQYRKLIPSDEMRYLETYNASEGFFAIQDDPSRDDLLLMLDYGIFYEFIPMSEYGKENPKTIPLWDVETGINYAMVISTNGGLWRYLIGDTVVFTSKNPYKIKITGRTKHFINAFGEEVIIDNAEKALKQACDETGATIRDYTAGPIFMGDNAKGAHEWLIEFETPPADLSRFTEILDKTLQSVNSDYEAKRYKNTTLNAPKIVAAARGTFYHWMKEKGKVGGQNKVPRLSNNRDYLEQLLPFHHELSR; encoded by the coding sequence ATGGCACTGCTGAATTCCATCATCAAATGGGTTAATTACAAACGCATCTACCAGATTGAACTCTACCGGAACCATGCCGAGGAGATTCAGGAGGAGATGCTGTTTAATTTATTGAATGAGGCAAAAAATACCGAATGGGGCAAAAAATACGACTACCGCTCCATTAAATCGGTGGAACAATTTGCCGATCGCATTCCGATCAGTACCTACGAACAAATGGAACCGCACATCTTGCGGATGATTGATGGGGAGCGCAATGTGCTTTGGCCCGGCGAAATAAAATGGTTTGCCAAATCATCAGGGACCACCAATGCGAAGAGTAAATTCATCCCGGTTTCCACTGATTCCCTGGAAGATTGCCACTTTCGCGGAGGGAAAGATGTATTGGCCATTTATCACCGCAACTATCCCGATGCCAAAGCCCTCACGGGAAAAAGCCTGACATTGGGCGGCAGCCATCGCGTTAGCAACCTGAGCAATAAATCGTACTACGGCGACCTTTCGGCCATCATGATCGAGAACCTGCCATTCTGGACCGATCTGAACCGGACACCTCCTACAGAAATAGCGTTGATCGAGGAATTCGAGCGGAAAGTGGACGAAATTACCAAAACTTCTATCCACGAAAATGTGACTTCGTTTGCCGGCGTTCCGTCGTGGTACCTGGTGTTGCTTCGCCACGTGCTCGATTATACCGGGAAAAATAATATGCTGGAAGTATGGCCCAACCTGGAAGTGTTTATTCACGGCGGCATCAACTTCGAGCCTTACCGCGAACAGTACCGTAAGCTGATTCCGTCGGATGAAATGCGTTACCTCGAAACCTATAATGCCTCGGAAGGCTTTTTTGCGATTCAGGACGATCCTTCCCGGGATGATTTACTGCTGATGCTCGATTATGGCATCTTTTATGAGTTCATCCCCATGTCGGAATACGGAAAAGAAAATCCGAAAACCATCCCATTATGGGACGTGGAAACCGGTATCAATTACGCGATGGTTATTTCGACCAATGGCGGATTATGGCGTTACCTGATTGGCGACACGGTGGTCTTTACTTCGAAAAATCCATACAAAATAAAAATCACCGGGCGGACGAAGCACTTCATCAACGCATTTGGTGAAGAGGTCATCATCGATAATGCAGAAAAAGCATTAAAGCAGGCTTGTGACGAAACCGGGGCCACCATTCGTGACTACACTGCCGGGCCCATTTTTATGGGCGACAACGCCAAAGGCGCTCACGAATGGCTCATTGAATTTGAAACGCCTCCGGCTGATCTTTCGCGTTTTACGGAGATATTGGATAAAACACTGCAGAGTGTCAACTCGGATTATGAAGCCAAGCGGTATAAAAATACGACCCTTAACGCACCGAAGATCGTCGCTGCCGCCCGGGGAACTTTTTATCACTGGATGAAAGAAAAAGGAAAAGTAGGTGGACAAAATAAAGTCCCGCGCCTCTCTAACAACCGTGATTACCTGGAGCAATTGCTTCCGTTCCATCATGAACTTTCGCGGTAG
- a CDS encoding CvpA family protein — protein sequence MNLLDIIFGGLLVFAAVRGFQKGFFIELASIAALLLGIWGAVEFSGFTAYYLHSVFNWNSGHMGLIAFIVTFILVVVAVHLVARLADTLFKAVALGLFTRLAGMVVGVLKTAFIISVLLILIEMVGKDTFNLIPKERANRSILYKPLRNFAPGILPFFHFDQARQELKEGFREVTL from the coding sequence ATGAACTTACTTGATATCATTTTTGGCGGGCTTTTGGTATTTGCTGCTGTCAGGGGATTCCAAAAAGGGTTTTTTATCGAACTGGCCTCCATTGCCGCGTTGTTGCTGGGGATTTGGGGCGCGGTTGAATTTTCCGGTTTTACGGCTTATTACCTGCATTCGGTTTTCAACTGGAATTCTGGCCATATGGGGCTTATTGCCTTTATTGTCACCTTTATTTTGGTTGTGGTAGCCGTTCATTTGGTAGCCCGGCTGGCAGATACACTCTTCAAGGCTGTGGCGCTTGGGTTATTTACCAGGCTGGCGGGGATGGTTGTTGGCGTGCTGAAAACGGCGTTTATCATTAGCGTTTTGCTGATCCTTATCGAAATGGTGGGCAAGGATACATTCAACCTGATACCGAAGGAACGGGCTAATCGTTCGATCCTTTATAAACCACTACGGAATTTTGCGCCCGGCATTCTGCCCTTTTTTCATTTCGACCAGGCACGCCAGGAGTTAAAAGAGGGATTCCGGGAAGTAACGTTGTAA
- the tyrS gene encoding tyrosine--tRNA ligase — MNFVNELTWRGMIHDMMPGTQEQLEKEMTTAYVGIDPTADSLHIGHLVGVMMLKHFQVAGHKPIVLVGGATGMIGDPSGKSQERNLLDEETLRHNQDCLKEQLSRFLDFSPEVENGAEMVNNYDWMKEFSFLGFIRDIGKHITVNYMMSKDSVKKRLDGSSKTGLSFTEFTYQLVQGTDFLHLYETKNCKLQMGGSDQWGNITTGTELIRRKLGGEAFALTCPLITKADGKKFGKTESGNVWLDPKRTSPYTFYQFWLNTSDEDAERYIRIFTLLRKEEIEKLVAEHQEAPHTRILQKTLAKEVTSMVHSEADYDAAVEASQILFGKGTEEQLRKLDEDTFLSVFEGVPQFPVGRKLFDEGVGVIDLLAEQTEVFPSKGELRRTIKGGGLSINKSKVTADDAVVNAASLIGEKYLLVQKGKKHYFLIIAG, encoded by the coding sequence GTGAATTTTGTAAATGAGCTAACCTGGCGGGGCATGATTCACGACATGATGCCCGGTACGCAAGAACAATTGGAGAAAGAGATGACCACCGCCTACGTGGGAATCGACCCGACGGCCGATTCGCTCCACATCGGGCACCTGGTCGGGGTAATGATGCTGAAACATTTCCAGGTGGCCGGCCACAAACCCATTGTGTTGGTGGGCGGCGCTACCGGAATGATTGGCGATCCATCGGGGAAATCACAGGAGCGGAACCTGTTGGATGAAGAGACATTGCGCCACAACCAGGATTGCCTGAAAGAACAGCTGTCCAGGTTCCTTGACTTCAGTCCGGAAGTAGAAAACGGTGCCGAAATGGTGAACAATTACGACTGGATGAAGGAATTCAGTTTTCTGGGTTTCATCCGGGATATCGGGAAACACATCACCGTGAACTACATGATGTCGAAGGATTCGGTGAAAAAGCGCCTCGATGGAAGCAGCAAAACCGGATTATCGTTTACCGAATTCACCTATCAGCTGGTTCAGGGAACCGATTTCCTTCATTTGTACGAAACCAAAAACTGCAAACTGCAGATGGGCGGCTCCGATCAATGGGGAAACATTACAACGGGGACCGAACTCATCCGGCGAAAGCTGGGAGGAGAGGCCTTCGCATTGACTTGTCCGCTGATTACCAAAGCCGACGGGAAGAAGTTTGGAAAAACCGAATCGGGCAACGTTTGGCTCGATCCGAAACGTACTTCACCCTATACATTTTACCAGTTCTGGCTGAATACCTCCGATGAAGATGCGGAACGTTACATCAGGATATTTACGCTGTTGCGGAAAGAGGAGATTGAAAAACTGGTAGCAGAACATCAGGAGGCGCCGCATACGCGCATCCTGCAGAAAACGCTGGCCAAAGAAGTGACCAGCATGGTCCACTCGGAAGCCGATTATGACGCAGCCGTTGAGGCTTCGCAGATTCTGTTTGGTAAAGGAACGGAAGAGCAGTTGCGCAAACTGGACGAAGATACGTTCCTTTCGGTTTTCGAAGGGGTCCCACAATTCCCGGTCGGCCGGAAATTGTTTGACGAGGGGGTTGGCGTGATTGATTTGCTGGCCGAACAAACCGAAGTGTTCCCGTCGAAAGGAGAGCTGCGCCGGACCATCAAAGGAGGTGGTTTGAGTATTAATAAATCGAAAGTGACGGCCGATGATGCGGTGGTGAATGCTGCCTCGCTGATTGGTGAAAAATATTTGCTGGTGCAGAAAGGGAAAAAGCATTACTTCCTGATCATTGCAGGATAA